The Bombus pascuorum chromosome 9, iyBomPasc1.1, whole genome shotgun sequence genome has a window encoding:
- the LOC132910990 gene encoding uncharacterized protein LOC132910990, translated as MPKQVPVENLVIPPQDGRICGTICICQMTAVLSSVALVYLTVAIYMPSTRAFQSGISEIPVMCTTIRAVNADNCEWGSCGEWCLSKTSGPCVQIHVNLRRNGSAIILANCTNTTNKTCYGIDQENAKKSKCIADECRNLTGTFNCTSGVCINITDAFECIFHDTDPPLKCSGRRGKITCIDIDGLFNCNRGTCERIRTPYNCDRRCVDIPTRNKNMILLSGDKVYLSQCERAIDVETNREIWHEDRGDVMMASCYGIFNSTLGVEAVDCINGSVLEKDLLSDLTNFTYLSYLNIFATKPLDETRMVAPPEQDLIIANESRLLINLEGCVNTLREECKEFLHVYGKDGSDHNARARFPCYYAEGNTGVVVSRFNLESTYKEFLIALVLPSVLFVISCLTLIFCQRTVVVGDDAKMRFKGTVGAGLTSIEKSASGNLGDAGGGNSAMAL; from the coding sequence ATGCCCAAGCAAGTGCCAGTGGAGAATTTGGTGATCCCACCGCAAGACGGTCGGATATGCGGGACGATTTGCATCTGCCAGATGACGGCGGTGTTATCCTCCGTCGCTCTGGTTTATCTAACCGTGGCGATTTACATGCCGAGCACGCGAGCGTTTCAATCTGGTATCAGCGAGATACCAGTGATGTGCACGACAATACGCGCAGTCAACGCGGATAATTGTGAATGGGGCAGCTGTGGAGAGTGGTGCCTATCCAAAACATCTGGCCCTTGCGTCCAGATTCATGTAAATCTCCGCAGAAACGGCTCGGCGATCATATTAGCGAACTGTACCAATACCACGAACAAGACCTGTTACGGTATCGATCAGGAAAACGCGAAGAAATCGAAATGCATCGCGGACGAATGTCGCAATCTCACCGGTACGTTCAACTGTACGTCTGGCGTATGCATTAATATCACAGACGCGTTCGAGTGTATATTCCACGACACGGATCCACCGTTGAAATGTTCTGGTAGACGCGGTAAGATAACCTGCATAGACATAGACGGTCTGTTTAATTGTAACCGTGGAACCTGCGAACGTATTAGAACACCCTACAACTGCGACCGTAGGTGCGTCGATATCCCGACCAGGaacaaaaatatgattttattgaGCGGCGACAAGGTTTATCTGAGTCAATGCGAGAGAGCTATAGACGTCGAGACGAATCGGGAAATCTGGCACGAGGATCGTGGTGACGTCATGATGGCGTCCTGTTATGGAATATTCAACTCCACCTTGGGCGTCGAAGCTGTTGATTGTATCAATGGATCCGTTTTAGAGAAAGATCTTCTTTCTGATCTGACGAATTTCACCTATCTATCATATCTCAATATATTCGCGACGAAACCACTGGATGAAACCAGAATGGTTGCTCCACCAGAACAAGATCTTATCATCGCTAACGAAAGTCGTCTGCTAATTAATCTCGAGGGTTGCGTCAATACTCTACGCGAGGAATGTAAAGAATTCCTTCACGTATATGGGAAGGATGGTTCTGATCATAACGCACGCGCTAGATTTCCATGTTATTACGCTGAGGGTAACACCGGAGTCGTTGTATCCCGATTTAACCTGGAAAGCACTTACAAGGAGTTTCTAATCGCGTTGGTGTTGCCCAGTGTACTGTTCGTCATCAGTTGTCTGACATTGATCTTTTGTCAGAGGACCGTGGTGGTCGGAGATGATGCCAAGATGAGATTTAAGGGCACAGTTGGTGCCGGCCTCACGTCGATAGAGAAGAGCGCTTCGGGTAACCTAGGGGATGCTGGCGGAGGAAACTCTGCTATGGCGCTCTGA
- the LOC132910997 gene encoding protein tipE isoform X1, with protein MGAQEEDTKSSTLGGVLPVVEVASLMEKAKFYTSLCLGTTAILAVFAFLFLIPFVVEPAISTILADFSSHAVACVVTDHVYAEGLKNCSWASCREGCTSAALRCHQIRVNYTRLTFEEFVAKPLGSISWDVSDTKFLVNTEGCGYPPRVNCSDFAKKYGYSNMGKIFPCYYSRTHPETVVARYSWDENLRHLVLALVVPTVLFGVSLGVLCYWYCPPMGKSCGGPGRNLIDKYARKEDILGEDEFEEDEEEY; from the exons ATGGGCGCCCAGGAAGAGGACACTAAGTCCAGCACCTTGGGCGGGGTGTTACCGGTGGTGGAAGTAGCGTCCTTGATGGAGAAAGCGAAATTTTACACGTCCCTCTGCCTGGGCACCACAGCGATCCTAGCTGTTTTCGCCTTCCTTTTTCTAATACCTTTCGTTGTGGAACCGGCAATTTCAACGATTTTGGCCGACTTTTCTTCTCACGCTGTGGCCTGTGTCGTCACCGATCATGTTTACGCCGAGGGACTAAAAAATTGCTCTTGGGCGAGCTGTAGAGAAG GTTGTACTAGCGCCGCGCTTCGTTGTCATCAGATCAGGGTGAACTATACGAGATTAACGTTCGAGGAATTCGTAGCAAAACCTTTGGGTTCCATTTCCTGGGATGTCTCGGACACGAAATTCCTCGTAAACACGGAAGGCTGCGGTTACCCACCCAGGGTGAACTGTTCCGATTTTGCTAAGAAATACGGATATTCGAACATGGGAAAGATATTCCCCTGCTATTACAGCAGAACACACCCAGAAACTGTCGTTGCAAG GTACTCTTGGGATGAAAATCTGAGGCACCTAGTGTTAGCGTTGGTGGTGCCTACAGTTCTTTTTGGAGTATCCCTCGGTGTATTATGTTATTGGTACTGTCCACCGATGGGCAAGAGCTGCGGAGGACCAGGTCGTAACCTGATTGACAAGTACGCGAGGAAGGAAGA TATCCTGGGAGAGGACGAGTTCGAGGAGGACGAGGAAGAATACTGA
- the LOC132910997 gene encoding protein tipE isoform X2, with the protein MGAQEEDTKSSTLGGVLPVVEVASLMEKAKFYTSLCLGTTAILAVFAFLFLIPFVVEPAISTILADFSSHAVACVVTDHVYAEGLKNCSWASCREGCTSAALRCHQIRVNYTRLTFEEFVAKPLGSISWDVSDTKFLVNTEGCGYPPRVNCSDFAKKYGYSNMGKIFPCYYSRTHPETVVARYSWDENLRHLVLALVVPTVLFGVSLGVLCYWYCPPMGKSCGGPGRNLIDKYARKEE; encoded by the exons ATGGGCGCCCAGGAAGAGGACACTAAGTCCAGCACCTTGGGCGGGGTGTTACCGGTGGTGGAAGTAGCGTCCTTGATGGAGAAAGCGAAATTTTACACGTCCCTCTGCCTGGGCACCACAGCGATCCTAGCTGTTTTCGCCTTCCTTTTTCTAATACCTTTCGTTGTGGAACCGGCAATTTCAACGATTTTGGCCGACTTTTCTTCTCACGCTGTGGCCTGTGTCGTCACCGATCATGTTTACGCCGAGGGACTAAAAAATTGCTCTTGGGCGAGCTGTAGAGAAG GTTGTACTAGCGCCGCGCTTCGTTGTCATCAGATCAGGGTGAACTATACGAGATTAACGTTCGAGGAATTCGTAGCAAAACCTTTGGGTTCCATTTCCTGGGATGTCTCGGACACGAAATTCCTCGTAAACACGGAAGGCTGCGGTTACCCACCCAGGGTGAACTGTTCCGATTTTGCTAAGAAATACGGATATTCGAACATGGGAAAGATATTCCCCTGCTATTACAGCAGAACACACCCAGAAACTGTCGTTGCAAG GTACTCTTGGGATGAAAATCTGAGGCACCTAGTGTTAGCGTTGGTGGTGCCTACAGTTCTTTTTGGAGTATCCCTCGGTGTATTATGTTATTGGTACTGTCCACCGATGGGCAAGAGCTGCGGAGGACCAGGTCGTAACCTGATTGACAAGTACGCGAGGAAGGAAGAGTAA